In Tachypleus tridentatus isolate NWPU-2018 chromosome 7, ASM421037v1, whole genome shotgun sequence, a genomic segment contains:
- the LOC143256876 gene encoding golgin-45 isoform X1, producing MAIMLNNLEPGLERPTSEKVKMPSPGRSAGDGMEAKSSQLEQLQSNISITGGEIKPSHMGSLSVKQLQSSQTKSLTSALSKLETTIQSSHVVNVTPKLQTTDIAISVKHKEPKFVPYEPYKAAVRPIISEAGIKQKKYNLLKPRAEKHLSLCGSLTETPIPFPLTSTIGNVTPDNVDNDQSSPVIKVLREVVTDGIIDNSDSENNESHQWEEDKKVMEAEIKQLKDEKNELEKQFKAQTQVNAELKKLLVASVGEDMETRVHFLSEDKAKLAQDIAFYSQQLLEDNEELERLSIQCDVWRSKFLASSLMVDELAQWKAHLSRHFEEAKDAIHLLLAERQQARQDMMQTYRTLGMLRETFEPVAIQYQKRKIQSATLLKLATGNRDLAQAVYSRLLGSSTKQAEREVEWDAIELYTAAEEFAQKVLSPKNSTSILDTQSKDGNLSFDGRNALSLRIGSKLCRVHSCTGHEQSVVNCCRHCSGEVKLL from the exons atggccataatgttaaataacttggaaccaggactggaaaggccaacttcag AAAAAGTGAAGATGCCATCTCCAGGAAGGTCAGCAGGTGATGGAATGGAAGCTAAAAGCTCTCAACTGGAACAGCTGCAGTCAAACATATCTATAACAGGAGGTGAAATAAAACCTTCACATATGGGTAGCTTATCTGTAAAGCAGCTACAAAGCTCTCAGACAAAATCCTTGACATCAGCTTtgtcaaaattagaaacaacaatacagtCTTCACATGTTGTAAATGTAACTCCGAAGCTACAAACAACAGATATAGCTATTTCAGTCAAACATAAAGAACCAAAATTTGTACCATATGAGCCATATAAAGCTGCAGTGAGACCTATTATATCAGAGGCTggcataaaacaaaagaaatataatttacttaaacCCAGAGCTGAGAAACATCTCTCTCTTTGTGGTAGTTTAACAGAAACCCCTATTCCTTTTCCTTTAACATCTACAATTGGAAATGTAACTCCAGACAATGTTGACAATGATCAGTCATCACCTGTTATTAAAGTGTTACGAGAAGTTGTCACTGATGGTATTATTGATAACAGTGATAGTGAAAACAATGAAAGCCACCAGTGGGAAGAAGATAAGAAAGTCATGGAAGCTGAGATTAAGCAactaaaagatgaaaaaaatgaaCTTGAAAAACAGTTCAAGGCTCAGACCCAG GTGAATGCAGAGCTTAAGAAACTATTAGTAGCATCAGTAGGAGAAGATATGGAAACCCGAGTACATTTTCTGAGTGAAGACAAAGCCAAATTGGCTCAAGATATAGCTTTTTACTCTCAACAGCTTTTGGAGGACAATGAAGAACTAGAACGGCTCTCTATTCAATGCGACGTATGGAGAAGCAAGTTCTTGGCAAGCAG cTTAATGGTTGATGAACTGGCCCAGTGGAAGGCTCACCTTTCTCGACATTTTGAAGAAGCCAAAGATGCTATACATCTCCTTTTAGCTGAAAGACAACAGGCTAGACAAGATATGATGCAGACATATCG GACTCTCGGTATGCTACGAGAAACCTTTGAACCTGTTGCAATTCAATATCAAAAGAGGAAAATACAAAGTGCTACTCTTTTGAAGCTAGCCACTGGTAACAGAGACTTGGCTCAGGCTGTTTATTCTCGACTATTGGGGTCGTCTACCAAACAAGCTGAAAGGGAAGTAGAATGGGATGCTATTGAACTGTATACTGCTGCAGAAGAATTTGCTCAAAAG GTCCTGTCTCCCAAAAATTCTACATCTATTCTAGATACTCAGAGCAAAGATGGTAATTTAAGCTTTGATGGAAGAAATGCTCTGTCTCTACGAATAGGAAGCAAATTATGTCGTGTTCATTCTTGCACTGGTCATGAGCAGTCAGTTGTGAATTGTTGTCGCCACTGTTCTGGAGAAGTCAAACTCTTGTGa
- the LOC143256876 gene encoding golgin-45 isoform X2 encodes MSVITENCKYTSAGLIRQNLLRKTGSTENVTMWTSIKKVKMPSPGRSAGDGMEAKSSQLEQLQSNISITGGEIKPSHMGSLSVKQLQSSQTKSLTSALSKLETTIQSSHVVNVTPKLQTTDIAISVKHKEPKFVPYEPYKAAVRPIISEAGIKQKKYNLLKPRAEKHLSLCGSLTETPIPFPLTSTIGNVTPDNVDNDQSSPVIKVLREVVTDGIIDNSDSENNESHQWEEDKKVMEAEIKQLKDEKNELEKQFKAQTQVNAELKKLLVASVGEDMETRVHFLSEDKAKLAQDIAFYSQQLLEDNEELERLSIQCDVWRSKFLASSLMVDELAQWKAHLSRHFEEAKDAIHLLLAERQQARQDMMQTYRTLGMLRETFEPVAIQYQKRKIQSATLLKLATGNRDLAQAVYSRLLGSSTKQAEREVEWDAIELYTAAEEFAQKVLSPKNSTSILDTQSKDGNLSFDGRNALSLRIGSKLCRVHSCTGHEQSVVNCCRHCSGEVKLL; translated from the exons AAAAAGTGAAGATGCCATCTCCAGGAAGGTCAGCAGGTGATGGAATGGAAGCTAAAAGCTCTCAACTGGAACAGCTGCAGTCAAACATATCTATAACAGGAGGTGAAATAAAACCTTCACATATGGGTAGCTTATCTGTAAAGCAGCTACAAAGCTCTCAGACAAAATCCTTGACATCAGCTTtgtcaaaattagaaacaacaatacagtCTTCACATGTTGTAAATGTAACTCCGAAGCTACAAACAACAGATATAGCTATTTCAGTCAAACATAAAGAACCAAAATTTGTACCATATGAGCCATATAAAGCTGCAGTGAGACCTATTATATCAGAGGCTggcataaaacaaaagaaatataatttacttaaacCCAGAGCTGAGAAACATCTCTCTCTTTGTGGTAGTTTAACAGAAACCCCTATTCCTTTTCCTTTAACATCTACAATTGGAAATGTAACTCCAGACAATGTTGACAATGATCAGTCATCACCTGTTATTAAAGTGTTACGAGAAGTTGTCACTGATGGTATTATTGATAACAGTGATAGTGAAAACAATGAAAGCCACCAGTGGGAAGAAGATAAGAAAGTCATGGAAGCTGAGATTAAGCAactaaaagatgaaaaaaatgaaCTTGAAAAACAGTTCAAGGCTCAGACCCAG GTGAATGCAGAGCTTAAGAAACTATTAGTAGCATCAGTAGGAGAAGATATGGAAACCCGAGTACATTTTCTGAGTGAAGACAAAGCCAAATTGGCTCAAGATATAGCTTTTTACTCTCAACAGCTTTTGGAGGACAATGAAGAACTAGAACGGCTCTCTATTCAATGCGACGTATGGAGAAGCAAGTTCTTGGCAAGCAG cTTAATGGTTGATGAACTGGCCCAGTGGAAGGCTCACCTTTCTCGACATTTTGAAGAAGCCAAAGATGCTATACATCTCCTTTTAGCTGAAAGACAACAGGCTAGACAAGATATGATGCAGACATATCG GACTCTCGGTATGCTACGAGAAACCTTTGAACCTGTTGCAATTCAATATCAAAAGAGGAAAATACAAAGTGCTACTCTTTTGAAGCTAGCCACTGGTAACAGAGACTTGGCTCAGGCTGTTTATTCTCGACTATTGGGGTCGTCTACCAAACAAGCTGAAAGGGAAGTAGAATGGGATGCTATTGAACTGTATACTGCTGCAGAAGAATTTGCTCAAAAG GTCCTGTCTCCCAAAAATTCTACATCTATTCTAGATACTCAGAGCAAAGATGGTAATTTAAGCTTTGATGGAAGAAATGCTCTGTCTCTACGAATAGGAAGCAAATTATGTCGTGTTCATTCTTGCACTGGTCATGAGCAGTCAGTTGTGAATTGTTGTCGCCACTGTTCTGGAGAAGTCAAACTCTTGTGa
- the LOC143256876 gene encoding golgin-45 isoform X3: MPSPGRSAGDGMEAKSSQLEQLQSNISITGGEIKPSHMGSLSVKQLQSSQTKSLTSALSKLETTIQSSHVVNVTPKLQTTDIAISVKHKEPKFVPYEPYKAAVRPIISEAGIKQKKYNLLKPRAEKHLSLCGSLTETPIPFPLTSTIGNVTPDNVDNDQSSPVIKVLREVVTDGIIDNSDSENNESHQWEEDKKVMEAEIKQLKDEKNELEKQFKAQTQVNAELKKLLVASVGEDMETRVHFLSEDKAKLAQDIAFYSQQLLEDNEELERLSIQCDVWRSKFLASSLMVDELAQWKAHLSRHFEEAKDAIHLLLAERQQARQDMMQTYRTLGMLRETFEPVAIQYQKRKIQSATLLKLATGNRDLAQAVYSRLLGSSTKQAEREVEWDAIELYTAAEEFAQKVLSPKNSTSILDTQSKDGNLSFDGRNALSLRIGSKLCRVHSCTGHEQSVVNCCRHCSGEVKLL, translated from the exons ATGCCATCTCCAGGAAGGTCAGCAGGTGATGGAATGGAAGCTAAAAGCTCTCAACTGGAACAGCTGCAGTCAAACATATCTATAACAGGAGGTGAAATAAAACCTTCACATATGGGTAGCTTATCTGTAAAGCAGCTACAAAGCTCTCAGACAAAATCCTTGACATCAGCTTtgtcaaaattagaaacaacaatacagtCTTCACATGTTGTAAATGTAACTCCGAAGCTACAAACAACAGATATAGCTATTTCAGTCAAACATAAAGAACCAAAATTTGTACCATATGAGCCATATAAAGCTGCAGTGAGACCTATTATATCAGAGGCTggcataaaacaaaagaaatataatttacttaaacCCAGAGCTGAGAAACATCTCTCTCTTTGTGGTAGTTTAACAGAAACCCCTATTCCTTTTCCTTTAACATCTACAATTGGAAATGTAACTCCAGACAATGTTGACAATGATCAGTCATCACCTGTTATTAAAGTGTTACGAGAAGTTGTCACTGATGGTATTATTGATAACAGTGATAGTGAAAACAATGAAAGCCACCAGTGGGAAGAAGATAAGAAAGTCATGGAAGCTGAGATTAAGCAactaaaagatgaaaaaaatgaaCTTGAAAAACAGTTCAAGGCTCAGACCCAG GTGAATGCAGAGCTTAAGAAACTATTAGTAGCATCAGTAGGAGAAGATATGGAAACCCGAGTACATTTTCTGAGTGAAGACAAAGCCAAATTGGCTCAAGATATAGCTTTTTACTCTCAACAGCTTTTGGAGGACAATGAAGAACTAGAACGGCTCTCTATTCAATGCGACGTATGGAGAAGCAAGTTCTTGGCAAGCAG cTTAATGGTTGATGAACTGGCCCAGTGGAAGGCTCACCTTTCTCGACATTTTGAAGAAGCCAAAGATGCTATACATCTCCTTTTAGCTGAAAGACAACAGGCTAGACAAGATATGATGCAGACATATCG GACTCTCGGTATGCTACGAGAAACCTTTGAACCTGTTGCAATTCAATATCAAAAGAGGAAAATACAAAGTGCTACTCTTTTGAAGCTAGCCACTGGTAACAGAGACTTGGCTCAGGCTGTTTATTCTCGACTATTGGGGTCGTCTACCAAACAAGCTGAAAGGGAAGTAGAATGGGATGCTATTGAACTGTATACTGCTGCAGAAGAATTTGCTCAAAAG GTCCTGTCTCCCAAAAATTCTACATCTATTCTAGATACTCAGAGCAAAGATGGTAATTTAAGCTTTGATGGAAGAAATGCTCTGTCTCTACGAATAGGAAGCAAATTATGTCGTGTTCATTCTTGCACTGGTCATGAGCAGTCAGTTGTGAATTGTTGTCGCCACTGTTCTGGAGAAGTCAAACTCTTGTGa